A genomic stretch from Arachis stenosperma cultivar V10309 chromosome 3, arast.V10309.gnm1.PFL2, whole genome shotgun sequence includes:
- the LOC130966452 gene encoding uncharacterized protein LOC130966452: protein MPLSIFVRLNLAPLKKSTARFALADKSVITVTGIAEDVLVAIEDFVFPIDFYILEMPPTENRSSSSVLLGRPFLKTSKFKLDAFTGTYSFEAGDKTIKFNLEEAMKHPPEEHFVLRCDVIDEVVAKVREEDHNKLCYHIVEETDDQEGEHEKVVENELRELDEKEPQLEGKSELKPLPSHLKYAFLEDNQKFPVNIGSELSSEEEEKLLDVLRKYKKAIGWSLADIVGIDPRKCMHRIFLQEGARPVRQPQRRLNPTILDVVKKEITRLLDAGIIYPISDSEWVSPVQVVPKKSGITAIKNDDGEVFTKLNAATRKDHYPLPFIDQMLDHLAGKSHYCFLDGFTGYFQIHIAPEDQEKTTFTCPFGTFAYKRMPFGLCNTPATFQRCMTRVFSDLMESCLEVFLDDFSVYGTSFDCCLEKLAKVRLFLGHAGFYRRFIKDFSKIAVPLSRLLQKDVDIEFDSECMKAFEELRRVLTTAPIVRGPNWTLPFEIMCDASNHAISVVLAQRDGKLPYVIAYSSKTLDTTQSNYTTTEKELLAIIHALDKFRSYLPGSKIAVYTDHAALKYLLLKNESKPRLIRWILLLQEFDIEIRDRSGSQNLVTYHLSRLGNLKSDPFPINDSFPLDSLHAVSDSFPWFAPMANYLVAKLFPPNFSKHQRDKLRNDSKYYVWDDPHLWKRGVDQCQKSGNMSQRDEMPQQPMLFCEIFDVWGIDFMGPFPNSSGYLYILLAVDYVSKWVEAIPTRLDDANTVVSFIKNNIVCRYGSPRAIVSDQGSHFCNRKVEAFLKRYGVVHKVATAYHLQTNGQTEVSNREIKRILEKVVNPQRKDWRLQLGDALCAYITA, encoded by the exons ATGCCGCTTTCTATCTTTGTGCGGTTGAATTTAGCTCCATTAAAGAAGTCGACGGCGAGGTTTGCCTTAGCCGATAAAAGTGTGATCACGGTAACAGGAATAGCCGAAGATGTACTTGTGGCGATCGAGGATTTTGTTTTTCCGATTGACTTTTACATCCTTGAAATGCCTCCAACAGAAAATAGAAGCTCATCCTCCGTTctacttggtagacccttccttAAGACCTCTAAATTCAAGTTAGATGCCTTCACCGGCACATATTCCTTTGAAGCTGGAGATAAGACTATCAAGTTCAATTTAGAAGAAGCCATGAAGCATCCTCCCGAAGAGCATTTCGTTCTTCGATGTGATGTAATCGATGAAGTGGTAGCGAAAGTGCGAGAAGAAGACCATAACAAGTTGTGCTACCATATTGTTGAAGAGACGGATGACCAAGAGGGTGAACATGAGAAAGTTGTTGAGAATGAACTGCGTGAGCTTGACGAAAAGGAACCTCAGCTTGAGGGAAAGAGTGAATTGAAGCCTCTTCCATCTCATTTGAAGTATGCTTTCTTAGAGGACAACCAAAAGTTTCCGGTCAATATTGGTAGTGAGCTTTctagtgaagaagaagaaaagctcctagATGTTCTTAGAAAGTACAAGAAGGCAATTGGTTGGAGCCTAGCCGATATTGTGGGGATTGACCCTCGCAAGTGCATGCATCGTATATTTCTCCAAGAGGGAGCTAGGCCGGTTAGGCAACCGCAAAGGAGGCTCAACCCGACCATCCTCGATGTGGTAAAGAAGGAGATCACTAGGCTACTTGATGCGGGTATCATATACCCGATTTCTGACAGTGAGTGGGTGAGCCCGGTCCAGGTTGTTCCCAAGAAATCAGGCATCACTGCGATTAAAAACGATGATGGTGAAGTGTTCACCAA GTTGAATGCCGCTACAAGGAAGGACCACTACCCTTTGCCCTTTATCGATCAGATGTTGGACCATTTGGCGGGTAAATCccattattgctttcttgatgGATTCACTGGTTACTTCCAAATTCACATTGCTcctgaagatcaggaaaagaccACATTCACTTGCCCTTTTGGCACCTTTGCCTAtaaaaggatgccatttggactaTGTAATACACCTGCTACTTTTCAGCGGTGCATGACCCGTGTCTTTTCTGATCTAATGGAGAGTTGTCTAGAAGTCTTTTTGGATGACTTCAGTGTTTATGGAACTTCATTTGATTGTTGCTTAGAGAAATTGGCCAAG GTCCGCTTGTTTTtaggacatgcaggattctataggcgCTTTATCAAAGATTTCAGCAAGATTGCTGTGCCATTGTCGCGCCTGCTCCAAAAAGATGTGGACATTGAGTTTGACAGTGAATGTATGAAAGCTTTTGAAGAGCTAAGGAGAGTTCTTACCACAGCACCGATTGTGCGAGGCCCCAACTGGACGTTGCCATTTGAGATAATGTGCGATGCGTCAAACCATGCTATAAGTGTCGTGCTTGCACAGCGCGATGGTAAACTCCCTTATGTCATTGCATACTCTTCTAAAACACTTGATACAACACAATCCAACTATACCACTACTGAAAAGGAACTCCTAGCTATCATTCATGCTTTAGATAAATTCAGATCTTATTTGCCAGGTTCAAAGATAGCGGTATACACAGATCATGCAGCTTTGAAATACTTATTGTTAAAGAATGAGTCAAAACCTAGACTCATACGTTGGATCTTGCTTTTGCAAGAATTCGACATTGAGATTAGGGACCGGAGTGGATCTCAAAACTTGGTTACATATCATTTAAGTCGCCTTGGGAATTTAAAATCTGATCCATTTCCGATCAATGACTCATTCCCATTGGATAGTTTGCATGCTGTGTCGGATAGCTTTCCATGGTTTGCCCCAATGGCGAACTACTTGGTAGCGAAACTCTTTCCTCCCAACTTTTCTAAACACCAAAGGGATAAGTTGAGGAATGATTCCAAATACTACGTTTGGGATGACCCTCACTTGTGGAAGAGGGGAGTGGACCAA TGTCAGAAGTCGGGAAACATGTCCCAAAGGGACGAGATGCCTCAACAACCTATGCTGTTCTGTGAgatatttgatgtatggggtattgactttatgggaccgTTTCCCAACTCCAGTGGGTATCTGTATATTCTGTTAGCGGTTGACTACGTgtcaaagtgggtggaagcaatACCTACTCGCCTTGACGACGCCAATACCGTCGTTTCTTTTATTAAGAATAACATTGTATGCCGTTATGGGTcgccacgagcaatcgtgagcgaccAAGGATCCCACTTTTGTAATAGGAAGGTAGAGGCTTTTTTAAAGCGCTATGGGGTAGTGCATAAGGTTGCCACTGCTTATCATCTGCAAACTAACGGACAAACGGAAGTGTCCAACCGGGAGATTAAGAGAATCTTGGAGAAAGTGGTCAATCCACAAAGGAAGGATTGGCGCCTCCAGTTAGGAGATGCACTATGTGCGTATATAACGGCCTAA